One candidate division WOR-3 bacterium genomic window carries:
- the purM gene encoding phosphoribosylformylglycinamidine cyclo-ligase, whose amino-acid sequence MLYKNAGVDIKRLNLLKKKFGKQIVSTLPQESTFGLFGGIYPIDDKLLIASVDGVGTKILIACAMGIHTTVGMDIVNHCVNDILTTGAQPLFFMDYIGFSEVSDAVLTEVIKGITRACKKERIALIGGETAQMKRFYPRGVYDLVGFIVGIVDKKDYIDPQRIEPGDILLGFRSSGLHTNGYTLARRVLFRKYTLTTYLPALKCTLGEELLKVHKSYRQILEPRLKYINGLAHITGGGFYDNIARILPLGTAAVIRKKSWQVPAIFKIIQEIGKVPEDEMYRVFNMGIGMVAIIKPQNLKFFKALKPLVIGEIVKGDFKVRLEED is encoded by the coding sequence ATGTTATACAAAAATGCCGGCGTGGATATCAAGCGCTTGAACTTATTAAAAAAGAAATTCGGAAAACAAATTGTCTCAACCCTTCCCCAGGAATCAACCTTTGGATTATTCGGCGGTATCTATCCGATTGACGATAAACTGCTCATCGCCAGTGTCGATGGAGTGGGGACCAAAATCCTTATTGCCTGTGCAATGGGTATCCATACTACAGTGGGTATGGACATAGTCAACCATTGTGTCAATGACATCCTCACCACTGGTGCCCAACCATTATTCTTTATGGATTATATTGGGTTCTCGGAAGTCAGTGATGCGGTGCTCACTGAGGTGATAAAAGGGATAACCAGAGCCTGCAAAAAAGAAAGGATTGCATTGATCGGGGGCGAGACCGCCCAAATGAAACGGTTTTACCCCCGCGGGGTTTATGATTTGGTGGGTTTTATCGTGGGGATCGTAGATAAAAAGGATTATATCGATCCCCAACGTATTGAGCCCGGAGATATCCTTTTGGGGTTTAGATCCTCAGGGCTCCACACCAATGGCTATACGCTGGCGCGCCGTGTTTTATTCCGCAAATATACCCTCACCACCTATCTTCCAGCACTCAAATGTACACTGGGTGAGGAACTTCTGAAAGTCCATAAGTCTTATCGTCAGATACTGGAACCCAGATTAAAATATATAAATGGCCTTGCCCATATTACCGGCGGTGGATTTTATGATAACATTGCCCGCATCCTGCCTCTGGGGACCGCCGCCGTGATCCGAAAGAAATCGTGGCAGGTTCCGGCAATTTTCAAAATCATCCAGGAGATCGGCAAGGTTCCAGAAGATGAGATGTACCGGGTGTTCAATATGGGCATCGGCATGGTGGCGATAATAAAGCCGCAAAATCTAAAATTTTTTAAAGCCCTAAAGCCTCTGGTAATCGGGGAGATAGTAAAAGGAGATTTTAAAGTCCGGCTTGAGGAAGACTAA
- a CDS encoding DUF4388 domain-containing protein: MPIEGDLKSINFASILQLIAQEKLTGVLKIKRKNELVDIGFIDGQITGAFFEKGEKTERLENYLVRSGLIKKNLFEMIKEIHEETKRPIMNIIIDDKYLTIEEIERIIKFKIQEVIDEVFTWQEGEFKFEEGAVIYPKSLIKIRLNTENIVLESARRFDEWPRIVKQIPSPDLVFKKVERPELKLKLPEDELMVLSLIDGHRSVNDLVDISGLGKFHTYSCLYHLLTTGQIELAYAKPTPKITRPKKEISLKFLSTPALVLLFLVIILVEVMLGNALKPKVNFSFSFFNIDYGEEDLYDYKKVFFYKHNRIPSNSEVGRIFQE; this comes from the coding sequence ATGCCGATTGAAGGGGATTTAAAGAGTATCAATTTTGCCAGTATTCTCCAGTTGATTGCACAAGAAAAATTAACCGGCGTTTTAAAGATCAAAAGAAAAAACGAACTGGTAGATATCGGATTTATTGATGGGCAGATCACCGGCGCTTTTTTTGAAAAAGGCGAAAAAACCGAACGCCTGGAAAATTATCTTGTGCGTTCCGGACTCATCAAGAAGAATCTTTTTGAGATGATCAAAGAAATCCATGAAGAGACTAAGCGTCCGATAATGAATATCATAATCGACGACAAATATCTCACAATTGAAGAGATTGAACGGATCATAAAATTCAAAATCCAGGAAGTGATTGATGAAGTATTCACCTGGCAGGAAGGTGAATTCAAATTTGAAGAAGGGGCGGTTATCTATCCGAAAAGCCTCATCAAGATCCGGTTAAATACCGAAAACATCGTGCTGGAGTCAGCACGCCGTTTTGACGAATGGCCTCGAATCGTCAAACAGATCCCTTCGCCTGATCTGGTATTCAAAAAGGTTGAACGACCGGAATTAAAACTGAAACTGCCCGAAGATGAATTAATGGTTCTTTCGCTCATTGATGGACATCGGAGTGTGAATGACTTGGTGGACATCTCAGGTCTGGGGAAATTTCATACCTATTCCTGTCTCTATCACCTTCTTACAACCGGGCAGATTGAACTCGCCTATGCCAAACCCACACCCAAGATCACCCGCCCTAAAAAAGAAATCTCTTTGAAATTTCTCTCTACCCCGGCACTGGTATTGCTATTTCTGGTAATAATTCTGGTGGAAGTAATGCTCGGCAATGCTTTAAAACCTAAGGTAAATTTTTCGTTTTCCTTTTTCAATATTGACTACGGAGAAGAGGATTTATATGACTATAAAAAGGTCTTTTTCTACAAGCATAATCGCATCCCCTCGAACTCAGAGGTAGGAAGGATTTTCCAAGAATAA